From the Pedobacter cryoconitis genome, one window contains:
- a CDS encoding PorP/SprF family type IX secretion system membrane protein has protein sequence MKLFKQALLTSALVMLLSVSQAQQSATFNQYQDNQVPFNSAYSLLDKAGSVNLNSRKQWAGIEGAPYTFQLNGSLPIEKINGAAGLSLTYDKFNIEKLTEVSAFFAKAVQLSDQNFFAASFNAGFRNYIASYTEVDPNDVSFRNDIRETVGTAGLGIMLYSPEKYYIGASLPRLSFRSLGNASADEKRNYSNTYYFSGAYLFNLNEDVKFKPATMVSYSRTYNTEADFSATVYLKDKLGLGVNYKTTSEVAGIISVIFNNNVKLGYSYQTGFGNSNIGKISKGSHEISVGIRFGGKGPLQPKLL, from the coding sequence ATGAAACTCTTTAAACAGGCATTGTTAACCAGTGCGCTCGTCATGCTGCTGAGCGTAAGCCAGGCGCAGCAATCGGCTACTTTTAACCAATATCAAGATAACCAGGTTCCATTTAATTCTGCCTATTCATTATTAGATAAGGCGGGCTCAGTGAATCTGAACAGCAGAAAGCAATGGGCAGGAATAGAAGGAGCACCCTATACTTTTCAGCTTAATGGAAGCTTACCTATTGAAAAGATCAATGGAGCGGCAGGTCTGTCCCTGACTTATGATAAGTTTAATATTGAAAAACTGACCGAAGTATCCGCCTTTTTTGCCAAGGCAGTACAGCTTTCGGATCAGAACTTCTTTGCAGCCTCTTTTAATGCTGGCTTCAGAAATTATATTGCAAGTTATACAGAAGTTGATCCGAACGATGTGAGTTTTCGTAACGATATCAGAGAAACAGTTGGTACAGCAGGCTTAGGGATCATGTTATATAGCCCGGAAAAGTATTATATAGGCGCTTCTCTGCCAAGATTGAGTTTCCGGAGCCTGGGCAATGCATCAGCTGATGAAAAAAGAAACTATAGCAATACCTATTATTTTAGCGGTGCATACCTGTTTAATTTGAATGAAGATGTGAAATTTAAACCTGCTACAATGGTGTCTTATAGCAGGACTTATAATACAGAAGCTGATTTCTCAGCAACTGTTTATTTAAAAGATAAACTCGGGCTTGGGGTTAACTATAAGACTACAAGTGAGGTTGCAGGAATTATATCAGTTATCTTTAATAATAACGTGAAATTGGGATATAGTTATCAAACGGGGTTTGGTAATTCAAATATCGGGAAGATCAGTAAAGGGTCTCATGAAATTTCTGTAGGCATCCGCTTTGGGGGTAAAGGGCCATTGCAACCAAAATTGTTATAA
- a CDS encoding ROK family protein — protein sequence MEVTEKLVKSTELKSEILKQLYLEKSLSCAEMSVLFNKSIPIITKTINELINEGFIIEVGYAPSSGGRRPLMYAIKPDAMHIMAIAMDQLSTRIAIVDLNNKPVTEIETVELILNNNAVALSQLITYIENHILKSGINKESILGIGIGMPGFVSVKDGKNYSYLDAEGEKLTAYITNATGLTTYIDNDSSVIALAEQRFGVAKSLKEVMVINLGWGIGLGMIVNGDIFRGYSGFAGEFSHIPLFEDGELCICGKQGCLEAEASMLVVVKKAIEGIKHGRLSTLNSFVDGSLKVMSDAIFEAANNGDQFVIELLSDAGYKIGKALSILIHIMNPQTIVLSGRGAKASKIMMAPMQQALNKYCIPRLAANTELLISKLGFDGEIIGAAALVMENFDNEQLAINTKRLTMEKLTKIKY from the coding sequence ATGGAAGTAACGGAAAAGCTAGTTAAAAGCACTGAGCTCAAAAGTGAGATTTTAAAGCAATTGTACTTGGAGAAGTCGCTTTCTTGTGCCGAAATGAGCGTTTTATTTAATAAAAGCATCCCAATTATAACTAAAACAATAAATGAGTTAATTAATGAAGGCTTTATTATCGAGGTTGGTTATGCACCGTCAAGCGGAGGCCGCCGGCCATTAATGTATGCTATAAAGCCAGATGCGATGCATATTATGGCGATTGCAATGGATCAGCTTTCTACCCGGATCGCTATTGTTGACCTGAACAATAAGCCGGTAACTGAAATTGAGACTGTCGAGTTGATTTTAAATAACAATGCTGTAGCGCTCTCTCAGTTAATCACTTATATAGAAAATCATATCCTGAAATCCGGGATCAATAAAGAAAGTATCCTGGGGATAGGTATTGGAATGCCTGGTTTTGTGAGTGTAAAAGACGGAAAAAATTACTCTTATCTGGATGCAGAAGGAGAAAAACTGACCGCATATATCACCAATGCTACCGGATTAACTACCTATATAGATAACGATTCCAGCGTGATCGCACTGGCCGAACAGAGATTCGGAGTTGCCAAATCTCTTAAAGAGGTCATGGTGATTAACCTGGGCTGGGGAATTGGCCTTGGAATGATCGTAAATGGAGATATTTTTAGAGGTTACAGTGGTTTTGCAGGTGAATTCAGCCATATCCCCTTATTCGAAGACGGAGAATTATGTATCTGTGGTAAACAAGGTTGTCTTGAAGCAGAAGCATCAATGCTTGTTGTAGTCAAAAAAGCTATTGAAGGGATCAAACACGGACGCTTATCTACTTTAAATTCCTTTGTAGACGGTTCCTTAAAAGTGATGAGTGATGCGATTTTTGAAGCTGCCAATAATGGAGACCAGTTTGTGATTGAATTGCTTTCAGATGCTGGTTATAAGATTGGTAAAGCACTTTCTATCCTCATTCATATTATGAATCCGCAAACCATTGTATTAAGCGGAAGGGGAGCAAAGGCCAGTAAAATAATGATGGCTCCTATGCAGCAGGCTTTAAATAAGTACTGCATTCCAAGACTGGCTGCCAATACAGAACTATTGATCTCCAAACTAGGCTTTGACGGCGAAATTATCGGTGCTGCGGCATTGGTTATGGAGAATTTTGACAATGAACAATTAGCGATAAACACTAAACGATTGACTATGGAGAAACTCACTAAAATTAAGTACTGA
- a CDS encoding SusC/RagA family TonB-linked outer membrane protein, translated as MKKLLLFTLLMPGLAMGANLSKAGNSVLINWPMHKAGSLNALKVAATIKGTVKDAGGLPLVGVSVQVKGTKLSTQTDANGNFAIQANAGDVLIFSYIGFARQEATVGSGTVQITLLEDSKQLGEVVVTALGIKKSEKTITYSTQQVSGSELTRVKSDNLMNSLNGKVSGVTISPSASGVGGSAKVILRGNKSAGGNNQPLYVIDGVPISNGSNANGQPNNTFGSNVGQGGGGTTAVSASQDGGDGISNLNPEDIETLTILKGASASALYGSQAQNGVILITTKKGKAGKTQISFSSSITLDRVAYKPKFQDSYGQTTGGADSWGDKIPSAQDNVSSFFQTGTNLTNSISLSGGNDVAQSYFSYANTAARGVEPTNKLARHNLNFRETARFLDNKLTVDANVNYISQKVNNSPGLGFYLNPLTGLYLFPRGRDISPYKNQYELPGSVEGVSVPQQNWPFNEDVQQNPWWVLNRNLNEAKRNRILLNASAKYDFTSWLSIQARGNIDRYTDIYEQDLYATTNAVLAKKNGQLLLSNQTTEQKYADLLLTFSVPSKSDFKVDGVLGTSITDANAFGTLIGPDASNGYTQPGLTIPNIFLPENITTVAGGPPITTLPNNHNQIQSIFANANIGYKNWAFLTVTARNDWSSNLAFTPNNSYFYPSAGLSFILNQMFKLPEVISYAKLRGTFAQVGNTVPNYVTNPLTHFSTGGGVLLNSVAPFPELKPEKTTSFELGTDLRFLGDRLNLSFTYYKSNTKNQFIRVLPSFVTTFSQGYVNAGNIQNSGIEFNLGYDVIKNTSLTWNSSFNGSANKNKVIDVDSKDGINQFILTPNRNNTYQSELRTGGSFGDIYGVTFKRDDQNRIMIGADGKPLVNDGYNFIGNANPKFQLGWSNTFDYKRFRVSFLVDGKFGGQVLSLTEAVLDKYGVSKVSGDARNQGGVNINGVDAVTGKPISSVDPKTWYTSVGGRDGITENYIYSATVVRLREASIGYTVPFTKGAVKSLRLSLIGRNLLYFYKKAPFDPEVTMSTGNGLSGVDVFSQPATRNFGFNLNVTF; from the coding sequence ATGAAAAAATTACTACTCTTCACTTTATTGATGCCAGGCCTGGCAATGGGAGCAAATCTCAGCAAAGCAGGCAACTCGGTGTTGATTAACTGGCCTATGCATAAGGCCGGTTCTTTAAATGCGTTAAAAGTAGCAGCGACCATTAAAGGAACAGTAAAAGATGCAGGCGGATTACCTTTAGTTGGGGTAAGCGTACAAGTTAAAGGTACGAAACTTAGTACACAGACAGATGCGAATGGTAATTTTGCCATACAGGCCAATGCTGGTGATGTGTTGATTTTCTCGTATATCGGCTTTGCACGTCAGGAAGCTACGGTAGGTTCGGGAACGGTGCAAATCACCTTATTAGAAGATTCAAAACAACTGGGTGAGGTTGTAGTGACTGCCCTGGGTATTAAAAAATCAGAAAAAACAATTACTTATTCCACTCAGCAGGTATCCGGATCAGAATTGACCAGGGTAAAAAGTGATAACTTAATGAATTCTCTGAATGGTAAAGTTTCGGGTGTAACGATTTCACCAAGTGCTTCCGGAGTAGGTGGTTCAGCGAAAGTTATCTTAAGAGGTAACAAATCGGCTGGTGGAAATAACCAACCCTTATATGTAATTGACGGGGTTCCGATTTCAAACGGTTCAAACGCTAACGGACAACCTAACAATACTTTTGGAAGTAACGTAGGACAAGGCGGTGGCGGAACTACAGCAGTAAGTGCAAGTCAGGACGGTGGAGATGGTATATCCAACCTTAACCCGGAAGACATCGAAACACTGACTATTTTGAAAGGTGCATCAGCTTCTGCTTTATATGGTAGCCAGGCGCAAAATGGTGTAATCTTAATTACCACTAAAAAAGGAAAAGCCGGTAAAACTCAAATCAGTTTCTCTTCTTCCATTACCCTTGACCGTGTAGCTTACAAACCTAAATTTCAGGATAGCTATGGCCAGACAACTGGTGGAGCAGACAGCTGGGGCGATAAAATACCATCAGCACAAGATAATGTAAGTTCATTCTTTCAGACCGGTACAAATTTAACCAACTCAATTAGTCTTTCTGGTGGAAATGATGTTGCACAATCTTATTTCTCTTATGCCAATACCGCAGCGAGAGGGGTAGAGCCAACGAACAAACTAGCTCGTCATAACCTTAACTTCCGTGAGACAGCTCGTTTTCTGGATAATAAATTAACCGTAGATGCGAATGTAAATTACATCTCTCAAAAAGTTAACAATAGTCCTGGTCTGGGTTTTTACCTAAATCCTTTAACTGGACTTTATTTATTCCCAAGAGGAAGGGATATCTCTCCTTACAAAAATCAGTATGAATTACCAGGATCGGTAGAAGGTGTTTCAGTGCCACAACAAAACTGGCCATTCAACGAAGATGTACAGCAAAATCCATGGTGGGTACTTAACCGTAATCTGAATGAGGCTAAACGTAACCGTATCCTGTTAAATGCAAGTGCTAAATATGATTTTACCAGCTGGTTAAGTATCCAGGCTCGTGGAAATATTGACCGTTACACAGATATTTACGAGCAGGACCTATACGCCACTACCAATGCTGTACTTGCTAAAAAGAACGGACAATTATTGTTAAGTAACCAGACTACTGAGCAGAAATATGCAGATTTATTACTGACTTTCTCTGTACCTTCTAAATCTGATTTTAAAGTAGACGGTGTATTGGGTACCAGTATCACTGATGCCAATGCTTTTGGTACATTAATTGGCCCGGACGCAAGTAATGGCTACACGCAACCAGGTTTAACTATTCCTAATATCTTTTTGCCGGAAAATATTACAACAGTTGCCGGCGGGCCTCCTATTACCACCTTACCAAATAACCATAACCAGATACAATCGATATTTGCCAATGCAAACATTGGTTATAAAAACTGGGCATTCTTAACTGTTACAGCAAGAAATGACTGGTCTTCAAACCTGGCCTTTACCCCAAATAACTCTTATTTTTATCCATCAGCAGGTTTGTCATTCATCCTGAACCAGATGTTTAAATTGCCTGAAGTAATTTCTTATGCGAAATTAAGAGGTACTTTTGCGCAGGTAGGTAACACGGTTCCTAATTATGTAACCAATCCATTAACACACTTTAGTACTGGCGGTGGTGTACTACTGAACTCTGTAGCCCCTTTCCCGGAATTGAAGCCAGAGAAAACAACATCTTTTGAGTTAGGAACAGACTTACGTTTCTTAGGGGACAGACTTAACCTGAGCTTCACTTACTATAAATCTAATACCAAAAATCAGTTTATCCGCGTTCTTCCTTCGTTCGTAACTACTTTCTCCCAAGGTTATGTGAATGCCGGAAATATTCAGAACTCAGGTATTGAGTTTAATTTAGGTTACGATGTGATCAAAAATACAAGCCTGACCTGGAATTCATCTTTCAACGGATCAGCCAATAAAAATAAAGTAATTGATGTCGATTCAAAAGATGGTATTAATCAATTTATATTAACACCAAACCGTAACAACACTTATCAGTCAGAATTAAGGACAGGTGGTTCATTTGGTGATATTTATGGGGTGACCTTTAAACGTGATGATCAGAACCGTATTATGATTGGTGCTGATGGTAAGCCATTGGTTAACGACGGGTATAATTTCATTGGAAACGCAAATCCTAAATTCCAATTGGGATGGAGCAACACTTTTGATTACAAAAGATTCAGAGTAAGCTTCCTTGTGGATGGTAAATTTGGAGGTCAGGTCTTGTCACTTACCGAAGCGGTACTTGATAAATATGGTGTTTCAAAAGTATCTGGTGATGCAAGAAATCAAGGCGGTGTAAATATCAATGGCGTAGACGCAGTTACAGGGAAACCAATTAGCAGTGTTGATCCTAAAACCTGGTATACTTCTGTAGGTGGCCGTGATGGTATCACAGAAAACTATATCTACAGTGCAACAGTAGTTCGTTTACGTGAGGCTTCTATAGGTTACACAGTTCCATTTACTAAAGGTGCTGTTAAAAGCTTAAGACTCTCTTTAATCGGAAGAAATCTTTTATACTTCTATAAAAAAGCACCTTTCGATCCTGAGGTTACCATGTCAACAGGTAATGGATTATCTGGTGTAGATGTATTCAGCCAGCCAGCTACACGTAATTTCGGTTTCAACCTGAATGTTACTTTCTAA